A window from Candidatus Rokuibacteriota bacterium encodes these proteins:
- the nusA gene encoding transcription termination factor NusA: MNKELIYVIGQMATEKGIDKEILFEALESALLSASKKTMGVADNTRMELDRHTGVLKVFARKKVVEAVADPKLEIALTEARTLNAEAELEDEIEIGLPTQEFGRIAAQTAKQVILQRVRDAERDAVYSDFIDKQGKIIRGTVHRIEKRNVIVDLGKAEAVITEREQIPGERYNPNDRVRAYVQEVKKTAKGPQILLSRADAGFLVRLFEAEIPEIAEGIVQVKAAAREPGERAKVAVMSTKRDVDPIGACVGLRGTRIQVISRELRSEKIDIVEWAPDPATFMARALSPAKVSSVTLGPADESGGPRSALVIVPDNQLSLAIGKRGQNARLAAKLTGLHVDIKSEGEVVEERRLVEEELAHGREALAEFPGVGPQLIERLVEHGLFSPARIVQAGLEALEAVPGLGEKKAAGILAGAQEWIEQHPRVDPAPEAVEEVAGDALPAADDVPPAEQVPVAEGPPESVARTSAE, translated from the coding sequence ATGAACAAAGAACTGATCTACGTCATCGGGCAAATGGCCACGGAGAAGGGGATCGACAAAGAGATCCTCTTCGAGGCGCTGGAGTCCGCCCTCCTGTCGGCGTCCAAGAAGACCATGGGCGTGGCCGACAACACGCGGATGGAGCTCGACCGCCACACGGGGGTGCTCAAGGTCTTCGCGCGCAAGAAGGTGGTCGAGGCCGTCGCGGACCCGAAGCTCGAGATCGCGCTCACCGAGGCGCGGACGCTCAACGCCGAAGCGGAGCTCGAGGACGAGATCGAGATCGGGCTGCCGACCCAGGAGTTCGGCCGCATCGCCGCGCAAACGGCCAAGCAGGTCATCTTGCAGCGCGTGCGGGACGCCGAGCGCGACGCGGTCTACTCGGACTTCATCGACAAGCAAGGCAAGATCATCCGCGGCACGGTGCACCGGATCGAGAAGCGCAACGTGATCGTGGACCTCGGCAAGGCCGAGGCGGTGATCACCGAGCGCGAGCAAATCCCGGGGGAGCGCTACAACCCCAACGATCGCGTCCGCGCCTACGTTCAGGAGGTCAAGAAGACCGCCAAGGGACCGCAAATTCTGCTGTCGCGTGCCGACGCGGGATTCCTCGTCCGTCTCTTCGAGGCCGAGATCCCCGAGATCGCGGAGGGCATCGTGCAGGTCAAGGCCGCCGCGCGCGAGCCCGGGGAGCGCGCCAAGGTCGCCGTCATGTCCACCAAGCGCGACGTCGATCCCATCGGCGCCTGCGTGGGGCTCCGCGGCACCCGGATCCAGGTGATCAGCCGCGAGCTGCGGAGCGAGAAGATCGACATCGTCGAGTGGGCGCCGGACCCGGCGACCTTCATGGCGCGGGCGCTGTCCCCGGCCAAGGTCTCGTCGGTGACCCTCGGCCCGGCTGACGAGAGCGGGGGACCGCGTTCGGCGCTGGTGATCGTGCCGGACAACCAGCTCTCGCTCGCCATCGGGAAACGGGGGCAGAACGCGCGCCTCGCGGCCAAGCTGACCGGGCTGCACGTGGACATCAAGAGCGAGGGCGAGGTCGTGGAGGAGCGCCGCCTCGTAGAGGAGGAGCTGGCCCACGGCCGGGAGGCGCTCGCGGAGTTCCCGGGCGTCGGTCCGCAGCTGATCGAGCGGCTCGTGGAGCACGGCCTCTTTTCCCCGGCGCGCATCGTCCAGGCGGGGCTCGAGGCTCTCGAGGCCGTGCCCGGCCTCGGCGAGAAGAAGGCGGCGGGGATCCTCGCCGGCGCGCAGGAGTGGATCGAGCAGCACCCGCGCGTGGATCCTGCGCCTGAAGCAGTCGAGGAAGTCGCGGGCGATGCGCTCCCGGCGGCGGACGATGTCCCGCCAGCGGAGCAAGTCCCGGTAGCCGAGGGGCCTCCAGAGAGCGTGGCGAGGACCTCCGCTGAGTGA
- a CDS encoding ribosome maturation factor RimP, protein MDPRAGDGEAFVAKVEAVVSPVLAAHALRLVDLQWCREGRRWVLRFFVDKPGGAGIVDCQRLSHEAGDVLDVSGLIPESYDLEVSSPGLDRELRTDREFTWALGKDVRCWVREPVDGRLEFAGRLEAAGPERLAIAAPDGQTAEVPRALLTKARLDPAFRRK, encoded by the coding sequence ATGGACCCTCGGGCGGGTGACGGGGAAGCGTTCGTGGCCAAGGTCGAGGCTGTCGTCTCGCCGGTCCTGGCGGCCCACGCGCTCCGGCTGGTGGATTTGCAATGGTGCCGGGAGGGGCGGCGCTGGGTTCTGCGGTTTTTCGTGGACAAGCCGGGCGGGGCGGGGATCGTCGACTGCCAGCGCCTGAGCCACGAGGCGGGTGACGTGCTCGACGTATCCGGGCTGATTCCGGAGAGCTACGACCTGGAGGTGTCCTCTCCGGGGCTCGACCGCGAGCTCAGGACCGACCGCGAGTTCACCTGGGCGTTAGGCAAGGACGTGCGGTGCTGGGTGCGCGAGCCGGTGGACGGGCGGCTGGAATTCGCGGGGCGGCTGGAAGCGGCCGGGCCCGAGCGGCTGGCCATCGCGGCGCCGGACGGGCAGACCGCCGAGGTTCCGCGGGCGCTGCTGACGAAGGCGCGTCTCGACCCGGCGTTCAGGCGGAAGTGA